From a region of the Hymenobacter jejuensis genome:
- a CDS encoding glycoside hydrolase family 30 protein, protein MHLKYKSLFQQGTLLLALLGSAAACQEQLSGQGATKTSDTGVWLTSPDKSALFQKQEAKLAFSTATSQGPTIEVDDSQKFQTIDGFGYCLTGGSALLLSKMGAGERAALLKELFTTSGNNIGVSYLRVSIGASDLDDRVFSYDDLPEGQTDPELRQFSLAPDRPYLIPILKEILALGPDLKILGSPWSPPTWMKTNNNSKGGSLKPEFYDAYAQYFIKYIMGMKAEGIRIDAVTVQNEPLHPGNNPSLLMPATEQAEFIKKSLGPAFRAAKLDTKIIAYDHNADKPEYPITVLNDAQARQYVDGSAFHMYGGKIEALSQVHDAYPDKNLYFTEQWVGSKSKFEDNLAWHVKTLIIGATRNWARTVLEWNLASDPQQNPHTPGGCTECLGAITLDGNATTRNVAYYIIAHASKFVRAGSVRIASTSASVLPNVAFKVPNGNKVLIVQNDQPTPQTFNIRYQGKLAPATLNAGAVGTYVW, encoded by the coding sequence ATGCACCTCAAATACAAAAGCCTTTTTCAACAAGGTACGCTGTTGCTGGCCTTGCTCGGCAGTGCCGCAGCCTGCCAGGAACAATTGTCGGGCCAGGGCGCGACAAAAACTTCTGACACAGGAGTTTGGCTTACCTCACCCGATAAATCGGCGCTGTTTCAAAAACAGGAAGCGAAGCTGGCTTTCAGCACCGCTACCAGCCAAGGGCCGACCATCGAAGTAGATGACAGCCAGAAGTTTCAGACCATCGACGGCTTTGGGTACTGCCTGACCGGCGGCAGCGCCCTGCTACTCAGCAAGATGGGCGCCGGCGAGCGAGCGGCTTTATTGAAAGAACTGTTTACGACCAGCGGCAATAACATCGGGGTGAGCTATCTGCGGGTGAGCATCGGGGCTTCTGACCTCGACGACCGCGTATTCAGCTACGATGACCTGCCCGAGGGGCAAACCGACCCCGAACTGCGCCAATTCAGCCTGGCGCCGGACCGCCCGTATCTGATCCCGATTCTGAAGGAAATCTTGGCTCTGGGCCCCGACCTCAAAATTTTGGGTTCGCCGTGGTCGCCGCCAACCTGGATGAAGACCAACAACAACTCGAAAGGCGGCTCGCTGAAACCCGAATTCTATGATGCTTATGCTCAGTACTTTATAAAGTACATCATGGGCATGAAAGCAGAAGGCATTCGCATTGACGCCGTTACGGTCCAGAACGAACCGCTGCACCCAGGCAACAACCCTAGCCTGCTGATGCCCGCGACCGAGCAGGCAGAATTTATCAAGAAGAGCCTCGGGCCGGCTTTCCGAGCGGCTAAGCTCGACACGAAAATCATTGCCTACGACCACAACGCTGACAAACCGGAATATCCTATCACGGTACTCAACGACGCGCAGGCGCGCCAATACGTCGATGGGTCGGCGTTTCACATGTACGGCGGCAAAATTGAGGCGCTTTCGCAGGTGCACGACGCCTACCCCGACAAGAACCTATATTTCACGGAGCAGTGGGTAGGCTCCAAAAGCAAGTTCGAAGACAACCTGGCTTGGCACGTCAAGACCCTGATTATCGGGGCTACGCGCAACTGGGCGCGCACCGTACTGGAGTGGAACTTGGCATCCGATCCGCAGCAGAATCCGCACACGCCGGGTGGCTGCACCGAGTGCCTGGGAGCCATCACGCTCGACGGCAACGCAACGACGCGCAACGTGGCCTATTATATCATTGCGCACGCCAGCAAATTTGTGCGGGCTGGCTCGGTACGCATTGCTTCTACGAGCGCCAGCGTACTCCCCAACGTGGCCTTCAAAGTGCCCAACGGCAACAAAGTACTGATTGTGCAGAACGACCAGCCAACGCCCCAAACGTTCAACATCCGCTACCAGGGCAAGCTCGCGCCCGCCACGCTGAACGCGGGAGCCGTGGGCACCTACGTCTGGTAG
- a CDS encoding NfeD family protein, translating into MDWITVAVLLLFGLAFLIAEVLFIPGTTLVGLVGFLLLAAGIWLGYRDLGTPAGHYALALSTVLTGLILYIGLRPKNLARFALTDVNDSRVRDVRRPDVQPGTTGRALSALRPSGTALFDDDRREVVTRGEFVSAGTPVRVLRIEQNRIVVEAA; encoded by the coding sequence ATGGACTGGATTACGGTTGCCGTGCTGCTACTATTCGGCTTAGCGTTTCTAATCGCCGAAGTTCTGTTTATTCCCGGCACTACCTTGGTCGGGCTGGTCGGATTTCTGCTGCTGGCTGCAGGTATCTGGCTGGGCTACCGCGACTTAGGCACCCCGGCCGGGCACTACGCGCTCGCCCTTTCCACAGTGCTGACCGGGCTGATTCTTTATATAGGCTTGCGGCCCAAGAACCTGGCTCGCTTCGCCCTCACCGACGTCAATGACTCGCGCGTGCGCGATGTCCGCCGCCCCGATGTGCAACCCGGCACGACCGGCCGCGCCCTGTCGGCGCTGCGCCCCTCCGGCACGGCTCTCTTCGACGACGACCGGCGCGAAGTCGTGACGCGAGGCGAATTTGTGTCGGCGGGCACGCCGGTGCGGGTGCTGCGCATCGAGCAGAATCGCATTGTGGTAGAGGCTGCTTAG
- the floA gene encoding flotillin-like protein FloA (flotillin-like protein involved in membrane lipid rafts) yields MNLPIVPIAVVAIVLLVILYFFPISLWITAIFSGVRVSLLQLAFMRVRKVPPSLIVNSLITATKAGLEVSANDLETHYLAGGNVPSVIKALISADKANIPLTFKQATAIDLAGRNVFEAVTTSVNPKVINTPNVAAVSQDGIQLIVIARVTVRANITQLVGGAGEETILARVGEGIVTSIGSSRSHKEVLENPDKISKLVLSKGLDAGTAFEILSIDIADIDIGENIGAKLQIDQATADLKVAEAKAEERRAMAVAIEQENRAKTQEAKARVVEAEAEIPKAMAEAFRSGNLGIMDYYKMRNVQADTDMRDSIANPGNQSSSSKPGRDETRLS; encoded by the coding sequence ATGAATTTACCGATCGTTCCGATTGCCGTTGTGGCCATTGTGCTGCTGGTGATTTTATACTTTTTCCCCATCAGCCTCTGGATCACGGCTATTTTTTCGGGCGTACGGGTAAGCTTGTTGCAGCTGGCTTTTATGCGGGTGCGGAAAGTGCCACCGTCCCTGATTGTCAACTCGCTGATTACGGCTACCAAAGCGGGGCTCGAAGTATCGGCTAACGATCTGGAAACCCATTACTTAGCCGGTGGCAACGTCCCGAGCGTCATTAAAGCCCTGATTTCGGCCGACAAAGCCAACATTCCCCTGACGTTCAAGCAAGCAACCGCCATTGACTTGGCCGGGCGCAATGTGTTTGAGGCCGTCACGACCTCCGTCAACCCCAAAGTAATCAACACGCCAAACGTGGCGGCCGTGTCGCAGGACGGCATCCAACTCATTGTCATTGCGCGCGTTACGGTTCGCGCCAACATCACCCAACTGGTAGGCGGCGCTGGCGAAGAAACGATTCTGGCCCGCGTGGGCGAAGGCATCGTGACTAGCATCGGCTCGTCGCGCTCGCACAAAGAAGTGCTCGAAAACCCCGACAAAATCTCGAAGCTGGTGCTGAGCAAAGGCCTTGACGCGGGCACGGCTTTCGAAATCCTCTCCATCGACATCGCCGACATCGACATCGGCGAAAACATCGGGGCCAAGCTGCAAATCGACCAAGCCACCGCCGACCTTAAAGTAGCCGAAGCCAAAGCTGAAGAACGCCGCGCCATGGCCGTGGCCATCGAGCAGGAAAACCGCGCCAAAACGCAGGAAGCCAAGGCCCGCGTTGTGGAAGCCGAAGCCGAAATTCCGAAGGCCATGGCCGAAGCCTTCCGCTCCGGCAACCTGGGCATTATGGACTACTACAAGATGCGTAACGTGCAGGCTGACACCGACATGCGCGATTCCATTGCCAACCCCGGCAACCAAAGCAGTAGCAGCAAACCGGGCCGCGATGAAACACGCCTGAGCTAG
- a CDS encoding OmpA family protein — protein sequence MRKLFLSLGLSVGVACGAQAQHAVWAAKVVEVSSQKAEGKEAFSPEKVLGEPNAQPLGQISNEAWIPKKEGNNESIEVKFVKSLIAKQVTVVENFNPGSITKIELIDTRGERHQVYENKNPGPIPETFRSLQVTFPAATYRTIGVAVTMNTAKVNGVNQIDAIGIADVVETMVKKEFQGQPAAVSFDSSMVSLGPNVNSKYVDTHPVISPDGRTLFFARQEHPQNVGGTNDPQDVWYSTLANAKTKAFSPAKNIGAPINNAEGNGVASVSTDGNAAVLISLYKPDGSFDRQGASLSKRTRTGWTLPVKMEIDDFYNNDKENIDFFLGTSGKVLLMAVERNDTKGEQDLYVSFLNEDGSTWSKPRNLGGAINSKKADFAPFLAADGKTLYFASEGHGGYGKSDIFYSKRLDDTWTNWTAPRNLGSSINSPDFDAYFTLSAAGDEAFLVSSRNGISNSRDIFRINLTPQFKPEVVTLVRGQVLDASTKKPVMAVIHYENLLTGEEIGVAETNPVDGSYTIVLPSGVQYGYRAEAKDYLAESDNLDVVDRDKYSEVNQDLFLVPFAVGQTIKLNNIFFTQSKYYLRENSFPELLRLVKIMKEYPALEIKLEGHTDNQGDPQLNVKLSQDRVNEVKKFMVGKGISSTRITTEGMGGANPIASNDQEETRKLNRRVEFRITKK from the coding sequence ATGCGGAAACTATTTCTGTCGTTGGGGTTGAGTGTAGGAGTGGCATGCGGCGCGCAAGCGCAACATGCCGTGTGGGCCGCTAAGGTCGTTGAGGTATCGTCGCAGAAAGCCGAGGGCAAAGAAGCCTTTTCGCCCGAAAAAGTATTGGGCGAGCCCAATGCGCAGCCGCTCGGGCAAATCAGCAACGAAGCCTGGATTCCGAAAAAGGAAGGCAATAACGAGTCGATCGAAGTTAAATTCGTTAAATCGTTGATAGCCAAGCAAGTAACTGTTGTCGAGAACTTCAACCCTGGCTCCATTACTAAAATTGAGCTGATAGACACCCGCGGCGAGCGGCACCAGGTTTACGAAAATAAAAATCCCGGTCCGATTCCGGAAACCTTTCGCTCTCTGCAGGTTACGTTTCCGGCGGCTACCTACCGGACCATCGGTGTGGCCGTGACCATGAACACGGCCAAAGTCAACGGCGTCAACCAAATCGATGCCATTGGCATTGCCGATGTGGTTGAAACCATGGTAAAGAAAGAATTCCAGGGCCAGCCCGCGGCGGTTAGCTTCGACTCGTCGATGGTAAGCTTGGGACCCAACGTGAATTCAAAATACGTTGATACTCACCCGGTTATCTCGCCGGATGGCCGGACGCTGTTTTTTGCCCGACAAGAGCATCCCCAAAACGTGGGCGGCACCAACGACCCGCAGGACGTATGGTATTCAACTCTGGCCAACGCCAAAACCAAGGCGTTTAGCCCCGCCAAAAACATTGGGGCTCCCATCAACAATGCCGAAGGCAACGGGGTGGCGTCGGTATCTACGGACGGCAATGCGGCCGTGCTGATTAGCCTCTACAAGCCCGATGGCTCGTTTGACCGACAGGGTGCTTCGCTTTCCAAGCGCACCCGTACGGGCTGGACGCTGCCGGTGAAAATGGAAATCGACGACTTCTACAACAACGACAAGGAGAACATCGACTTCTTCCTGGGTACGTCGGGCAAGGTGCTGTTGATGGCCGTGGAGCGCAACGATACCAAAGGCGAGCAGGACTTGTACGTAAGCTTTCTGAACGAAGATGGCTCGACGTGGAGCAAGCCGCGCAACTTAGGCGGCGCCATCAATTCCAAAAAAGCGGACTTTGCGCCGTTTCTGGCGGCCGATGGCAAGACGTTGTATTTCGCTTCGGAAGGCCACGGCGGCTACGGCAAAAGCGACATTTTCTACAGCAAGCGCCTCGACGATACCTGGACCAACTGGACGGCCCCGCGCAACTTGGGCTCCAGCATCAACTCGCCGGATTTCGACGCCTATTTCACGCTTTCAGCCGCCGGTGACGAAGCTTTCCTGGTTTCTTCCCGCAACGGCATCAGCAACTCGCGCGACATTTTCCGCATCAACCTGACGCCGCAGTTTAAGCCCGAAGTCGTAACGCTCGTACGCGGGCAGGTACTGGATGCTTCGACCAAAAAGCCCGTTATGGCCGTAATCCACTATGAAAACCTGCTGACGGGCGAAGAAATCGGGGTTGCAGAAACTAACCCCGTGGACGGTTCTTACACCATCGTGCTGCCTTCGGGCGTGCAGTATGGGTATCGGGCCGAAGCGAAGGACTATCTGGCCGAAAGCGACAACCTGGACGTAGTGGACCGGGACAAGTATTCTGAGGTCAATCAAGACTTGTTCCTGGTGCCGTTTGCCGTGGGACAGACCATCAAGCTCAACAACATTTTCTTCACCCAGAGCAAGTATTACTTGCGCGAAAATTCTTTCCCGGAGCTGCTGCGCCTGGTGAAAATTATGAAGGAATATCCGGCCCTGGAAATCAAGCTGGAAGGCCACACCGACAACCAAGGCGATCCGCAGCTGAACGTAAAGCTTAGCCAGGACCGCGTGAATGAGGTAAAGAAGTTCATGGTAGGCAAAGGCATCAGCAGCACGCGCATCACCACGGAAGGAATGGGCGGCGCCAACCCAATCGCCAGCAACGACCAGGAGGAAACCCGCAAGCTCAATCGCCGGGTAGAATTCCGGATTACGAAGAAGTAA